In the Natranaerovirga hydrolytica genome, CAAGGGTTCTCTAGCTAATTCTATGTCTTCAATTCCTTTACCTTTATCTTCTATTTCTATATAAATTTCTTCTTCATATAATCTAGCAATTATATGTACTTTTCCTTCTTTATTTTCATAACCATGTATAATTGCATTTGTGACTGCTTCAGAAACAGCTGTTTTTATATCTGAGATTTCTTCTAATGTTGGATCCAATTGGCTTGCAAAAGCAGCTACAACCACTCTTGCAAAAGCTTCGTTTTGTGAACGACTATCAAACTCTATCTCCATTTCATTTGTATGTTTCATAAATTTTCCCCCTTACTACATTTCATTTAATGCATCTTTAACATTATCGTATTTTAATATTATTTTGTATAATCCAGACAAATTAAAAATTCTATCCACCGTTGGCTTGACATTGACCACTCCAACTTTACCACCTGTAACACTAAGGTTTTTGTACCGACCCATGATTACACCAATACCTGAACTATCCATAAAATCAATATTTGAAAAATCAAATATAATATTCTTTATGTGATTTCTTGCAATGAGTTGATCAATTTTTTCTCTTATACTCTTAGCATTATGATGGTCTAATTCACCTAGTATATTGACTAATAAGTTTCTGTTTTTTATTTCGCATTTGATCTGCATAATAGCCCTCCTTTTACATATTTTTATATTAATTACATATTTTTCCATATATATGTTAAAAATCAGGATTAATAGTTCTCCTATTAATCCACTATTTGATTTTTATAAAATTGTGCGTTACTTGCTCTTGTGGTTCCACTGTATTCTTCAATGACTCTGTCAAATATATTGATAGCCTCTTGGTCTTGTCCCAATTGCTGATAACTTCTTGCGATAAAATAAAGGGCATCTCCTGTATATCTGTCTTCATAATCAAAATCTTCTACATTACTTAGCACTTCAATACTCTCTTCAAAATTATTTCTTTGATAATTGGCGTATCCACTATTATAATAATTTCTAGCTGCTTCTAAATAAATCTCTTCTTTTATATAATTGTAAATGTTATGAGATGTTGTGGTTCCTAAAGCATTTTCTTCAATATTAACCATCTTATTAGCAGCTTCTGTTGTGTTATTATCTAAATATAATTCAACTGCAATTTGTAACTGTTCTACCGCCTCAAAATAGGCGTCATTTTCGTAATAACTTTCTAATTCTTGGTTTTTCTCATCTACTTGGGATGTTAATTCATTTAATTGATCTTCTAAATCACTGATTCTATTTTCTGTCTCTCTTTCAATACTGTCTCTTTCATTTTCAAGTCTATCTATTGTTTCATTTTGAGAATTCACTCGATGAGGCATCACCAAAAAGATAACTAAAAGTGCACCAATAATTAATCCTACTAGGATATAACCTATTTGATACATATAGGAAAGATTATCTGAGAATGCATTTCTTTCTTTTGTTTTACGTTTTTTCTTTTCTGTCTTTTGCTCACCTAACAGTATGTTTTCTTCAAAGTCTTTTGTGCTATCTTGATCTTGATTAAGAATTTCTAAGTATTTTAAAGCTGTATAATTATTCTTATCTATAGACAATACTTTTAAAATAGTTTTTTTGCCTTTTTCAAATTCTTCTTCCTTTATATATAATAAGGTTAGCAAACAATATGCTTTAACAAAATTAGGATTTAAACTTATAATTTTTTTAAGTTGAATAATTGCTAAATCCAAACTATTTTGTTCAATATGTCTTAAGGATTGGTTGTATTTTTTTATGGCTGTATTGAGTTTATCTAATTTGTGTTGATTATTTTGAACTTCATCAATATAATCTTGAGCGATATTATCTTCACTTTTAAAGTTTTTACTAATAATCCATTGCTCTAATGCCCTTACAACTTCTCCAATTTCAAAATAGATTAACCCTAATAAATTTCTTGCTTCAATATTTTTTTTATCATATATTAAAGAGCGTTTTAAAAAATCAATTGCTCCTGTCAAATCTCTAACTTTGGCTTTTTGTAAACCTTCGTTGTACAAACTTTTTGATGTGTTTTTTATCTTATTATAAAAACTAACTTTCATATCACACTTTGTACAAAAATCATCTTCATTAATTGTATTACCGCACTTTGGACATATCAATTTTCTCCCCACCTTATAATTATGATTGAGTTTCTGTTTTTAGTTCTTTTAATATTTCTTGGAGTATATCCGATATATCTTTGAGTTCATAATTATAAATAGAGTCTTCTGTTTCTTCAATCTCCAAACACGGTTTATATTTCTTAATTTCATCTTCAAAATGAATCATTATTAATCTCCTCCTCAAGTCCTTCTTTTATATGTATTTCAATCAAATCCAACTCTGTCATCCGTACTCTACAAGCATTATGGTCCCTTTTTTTCTGAAAAAAAGAATAAAAAAAGCACCCTTAATTAAAACATTAACCTCTATTTTTATAAATTTATACTTATACTGTATATGATATCGTTTATTAGATAAAAAATCAATGGTTTTATTTATTATTTTATACTTTACTTTGTCTTTTGAATATTGAATGCTTACTTTCATATATTACTTTGTATAAAACAAAAAATTCGACAAGTCATCTTCAATACATTATTATAACCTTTTTTGTTTTACAAATATAATTTTTTTATATTAAAATACCTCCTAGTAGACAGTCTAATTTCAACTAAGTAAACTGTCTATTTTGGAGGTATCCTATCATGCTATTCTTTTCATTTGTTTTTTAATTGATCGAGTCTTTCTTCTACTTGCTTCATCATTGTCTTGTACTTTTCTAACTTAGCTTTTTCTTCTTCTATCTTATTTGCTGGTGCTTTGCTTACAAAACTTTCATTTGATAACATTTTATTTGAACGATTTAATTCTTTTTCTAATTTTGCTTTTTCTTTTTCTAAGCGTTCTACTTCTTTGTTAACGTCTATTAACTCAGCAAATGGCATAAATATCGTTGCATCTGGAATAACTGAAGATACGGCATCGTTATCAATACCTTTTTTATCTTCTTGAATCACCACTTCACTAGCATATCCAAGTGTTGCAAAGAAAACTTTTGCTTTTTCAAAGATGGTTTGAATGTCTTCTTTTGTTGTTACCACAAATACTTTTGCTTTTTTGCTAGGTGGCACATTCATTTCTGCTCGTACATTTCTAATGCCACGTACCGCTTGTTTGATCAGCTCTATTTCTTTTTCATCTTGCTCAAAATCCCATTCTTCTTTATACGTTGGCCATGAAGCTATCATTATGGATTCTTCTTTGTCTTCTACAAATGAGAAGATTTCCTCTGTAATAAATGGCATATATGGGTGTAATAATTTGAGTGACTGTACCAAAACTGTTTTTAATGTCCATAGTGCTGCATCTTTTGTACTGTCTTCATCATTGTATAATCTTGGCTTTACCATTTCTATATACCAATCACAAAATTCTTCCCATATAAAATCATATAATTTACCAACTGCAACCCCTAGATCAAATTTATCCATATTATCTGTAACGTCTTTTGCTAAGTGATTTGCTTTTGATAATATCCATTTGTCTGCTTGAGTTAAATCAGATGTATTCACTGCTTTAACCGTTTTTCCTTCTAGATTCATAAGAATAAATCTTGACGCATTCCAAATTTTATTGGCAAAGTTTCTATTGGCTTCTACTTTTTCAATATGGAATCTCATATCATTTCCTGGTGCATTCCCTGAAACCAATGTCAACCTTAAAGAATCTGCGCCGTATTGTTCAATGATTTCAAGTGGATCAATACCATTACCAAGACTTTTACTCATCTTTCTACCTTGGGCATCTCTAACCAATCCATGAATAAATACCGTGTTAAATGGCAATTCTCCTGTGTGCTCTAATCCTGAAAAAACCATTCTGACTACCCAGAAGAATATAATGTCATATCCTGTTACGAGTACGTCTGTTGGATAAAAATGCTCAAATTCTTTTGTTTGTTCTGGCCATCCCAAAGTTGAGAAAGGCCATAATGCAGAACTAAACCAAGTATCTAAAGAATCTTCATCTTGATGTAATTGATCACTACCACATTTACATTGGGCTGGCTTTTCTTTAGATACAATAAATTCATTACAATCTTTACAATAATAAGCTGGAATTCGATGTCCCCACCATAATTGTCTTGAAATACACCAATCTCTAATATTTTCTAACCAATGCAAATAAACTTTTCCAAATCGGTCAGGCACAAATTTTAGTTCATCTTTTTTATAAGCTTCTATAGCAGGTTTTGCTAATTCTTCCATTGCTAAAAACCATTGCATTTTTATAAGGGGTTCAATTACCGTGTTGCAACGATCATGCATCCCTACATTATGGGTATGGTCTTCAATTTTAACCAATAAATCCACATCTTCTAAGTCTTTAACGATTGCTTTTCTTGCA is a window encoding:
- the spoIIAB gene encoding anti-sigma F factor, translated to MKHTNEMEIEFDSRSQNEAFARVVVAAFASQLDPTLEEISDIKTAVSEAVTNAIIHGYENKEGKVHIIARLYEEEIYIEIEDKGKGIEDIELAREPLYTSKPELERSGMGFTVMETFMDKVVIESTPENGTKIMMTKKFESLISKE
- the spoIIAA gene encoding anti-sigma F factor antagonist; this translates as MQIKCEIKNRNLLVNILGELDHHNAKSIREKIDQLIARNHIKNIIFDFSNIDFMDSSGIGVIMGRYKNLSVTGGKVGVVNVKPTVDRIFNLSGLYKIILKYDNVKDALNEM
- a CDS encoding tetratricopeptide repeat protein; amino-acid sequence: MICPKCGNTINEDDFCTKCDMKVSFYNKIKNTSKSLYNEGLQKAKVRDLTGAIDFLKRSLIYDKKNIEARNLLGLIYFEIGEVVRALEQWIISKNFKSEDNIAQDYIDEVQNNQHKLDKLNTAIKKYNQSLRHIEQNSLDLAIIQLKKIISLNPNFVKAYCLLTLLYIKEEEFEKGKKTILKVLSIDKNNYTALKYLEILNQDQDSTKDFEENILLGEQKTEKKKRKTKERNAFSDNLSYMYQIGYILVGLIIGALLVIFLVMPHRVNSQNETIDRLENERDSIERETENRISDLEDQLNELTSQVDEKNQELESYYENDAYFEAVEQLQIAVELYLDNNTTEAANKMVNIEENALGTTTSHNIYNYIKEEIYLEAARNYYNSGYANYQRNNFEESIEVLSNVEDFDYEDRYTGDALYFIARSYQQLGQDQEAINIFDRVIEEYSGTTRASNAQFYKNQIVD
- a CDS encoding valine--tRNA ligase, whose translation is MESNLEKVYDPSKVEDRLYKKWLDKNYFHAEADESKEPFTIVIPPPNITGQLHMGHALDNTLQDILIRYKRMQGYNTLWQPGTDHASIATEVKIVNQMAEEGITKKDIGREGFLERAWDWKEEYGGKIIEQLKKLGASCDWERERFTMDEGLSDAVLEVFLRLYEKGYIYRGAKIINWCPVCKTTISEAEVEHEEKQGKFWHIKYPIKGTDEFIQIATTRPETMLGDTAIAVHPEDERYAHLIGSKVILPLVNREIPIIADEYVDQEFGSGVVKITPAHDPNDFEVGSRHNLEQINVMNDDGTINEKGGKYQGLSRYDARKAIVKDLEDVDLLVKIEDHTHNVGMHDRCNTVIEPLIKMQWFLAMEELAKPAIEAYKKDELKFVPDRFGKVYLHWLENIRDWCISRQLWWGHRIPAYYCKDCNEFIVSKEKPAQCKCGSDQLHQDEDSLDTWFSSALWPFSTLGWPEQTKEFEHFYPTDVLVTGYDIIFFWVVRMVFSGLEHTGELPFNTVFIHGLVRDAQGRKMSKSLGNGIDPLEIIEQYGADSLRLTLVSGNAPGNDMRFHIEKVEANRNFANKIWNASRFILMNLEGKTVKAVNTSDLTQADKWILSKANHLAKDVTDNMDKFDLGVAVGKLYDFIWEEFCDWYIEMVKPRLYNDEDSTKDAALWTLKTVLVQSLKLLHPYMPFITEEIFSFVEDKEESIMIASWPTYKEEWDFEQDEKEIELIKQAVRGIRNVRAEMNVPPSKKAKVFVVTTKEDIQTIFEKAKVFFATLGYASEVVIQEDKKGIDNDAVSSVIPDATIFMPFAELIDVNKEVERLEKEKAKLEKELNRSNKMLSNESFVSKAPANKIEEEKAKLEKYKTMMKQVEERLDQLKNK